In Treponema primitia ZAS-2, a genomic segment contains:
- a CDS encoding phosphoglycerate kinase, with protein sequence MIKTVKDVDLKGKRVIMRVDFNVPMKDGVIQDDTRITAAIPTIKYILDQGVKTLTLMSHLGDPSKDAKSAKEKAEKGGKSFDEAAYIKGKHRIAPVAAYLEKKLGKPVIFAGEDSDYGKKAFIDSQPAGSVIMLENTRFHKEETAKEAADRDKLAKELATYGDIFVNDAFGTAHRDHASTASIAKFVPVSVAGFLMEKEVNYLEPIVTSPKKPLVAIIGGAKVSSKIAVLESLLKNASALVIGGGMAFTFLKAQGHKVGKSLVEDDQIDTAKKIIEAAKKAGAEIVLPVDHVGAEAFDANAKPVTVDGIDLPDNLMGLDVGPKTVAKYKEVLAKAKTIVWNGPVGVFEFDAFAKGTEEVAKLVAEATGKGAITVVGGGDSVAAVNKFGLADKMSHVSTGGGASLELLEGKKLPGIEVTRG encoded by the coding sequence ATGATTAAAACCGTAAAAGATGTGGACCTGAAGGGCAAACGGGTCATCATGCGGGTGGACTTCAATGTCCCCATGAAGGACGGGGTTATCCAGGACGACACCCGTATCACTGCGGCCATTCCCACTATCAAATACATTCTGGACCAGGGAGTAAAGACCCTGACCCTGATGAGCCATCTGGGGGACCCATCCAAGGACGCCAAGTCTGCCAAAGAAAAGGCCGAAAAAGGCGGCAAGAGCTTTGACGAAGCGGCCTATATCAAGGGCAAGCACCGGATAGCCCCGGTGGCTGCGTACCTGGAAAAGAAGCTGGGAAAGCCGGTGATTTTTGCCGGGGAAGATTCGGATTACGGCAAGAAGGCCTTTATCGATTCCCAGCCCGCCGGTTCCGTGATCATGCTGGAGAATACCCGGTTTCACAAAGAGGAGACCGCCAAGGAAGCTGCGGACCGGGACAAGTTGGCAAAAGAGCTGGCTACCTACGGGGATATCTTTGTGAACGATGCCTTTGGCACCGCCCACCGGGACCACGCCTCCACGGCCTCCATAGCGAAATTTGTGCCCGTGTCTGTGGCAGGTTTCCTCATGGAAAAAGAAGTGAACTACCTGGAACCCATTGTGACCAGCCCCAAGAAACCCCTGGTGGCCATCATCGGGGGCGCCAAGGTTTCCTCCAAGATTGCGGTCCTGGAGAGCCTTTTAAAGAACGCCTCAGCCCTGGTCATAGGCGGCGGCATGGCCTTTACCTTCCTTAAAGCCCAGGGCCACAAGGTAGGGAAGTCCCTGGTGGAGGACGATCAGATCGACACCGCTAAAAAAATTATCGAAGCCGCCAAAAAAGCCGGGGCGGAAATCGTCCTGCCGGTAGATCATGTGGGGGCCGAAGCTTTTGACGCCAACGCAAAGCCTGTAACGGTGGACGGCATCGACCTGCCGGATAATCTCATGGGCTTGGACGTGGGCCCCAAGACCGTAGCCAAATACAAAGAAGTGCTTGCCAAGGCCAAGACCATAGTCTGGAACGGCCCGGTGGGTGTCTTTGAATTTGACGCCTTTGCCAAAGGCACTGAAGAGGTGGCCAAACTGGTAGCGGAAGCCACCGGCAAGGGGGCCATCACCGTGGTAGGCGGCGGCGACTCAGTGGCGGCGGTAAACAAGTTCGGCCTGGCCGACAAGATGAGCCACGTTTCCACCGGCGGCGGTGCCTCCCTGGAACTTCTGGAAGGGAAGAAATTACCCGGTATCGAAGTAACTCGTGGATAA
- the tpiA gene encoding triose-phosphate isomerase, whose translation MSRSYYIAGNWKMHKTRAEAAELAKALVAQLKDGKHKYLVAPSFTSLETVGAIVKGTNIRLGAQNMAAEEIGAHTGEVSVLQLKDLGVQTVILGHSERRHNYKEDNALINKKVKLALQHGLEVILCVGELLEEREAGKAESVCETQTVKGLEGVPASELGKIVIAYEPVWAIGTGKTATPEDADAIHAYIRKVVGKLYGDAAAENIIIQYGGSVKAENAAQLMGKENIDGALVGGAALKADTFVPIAKFG comes from the coding sequence ATGAGCAGATCATATTACATTGCGGGTAATTGGAAGATGCACAAAACCCGTGCAGAAGCAGCGGAACTTGCCAAGGCCCTGGTGGCCCAGCTTAAAGACGGCAAGCACAAGTACCTGGTGGCCCCGAGTTTCACCAGCCTGGAAACCGTGGGCGCCATTGTCAAGGGGACCAATATACGCTTGGGCGCCCAGAACATGGCCGCCGAGGAAATTGGCGCCCATACCGGGGAAGTGTCGGTGCTGCAGCTTAAAGACCTGGGGGTACAGACCGTGATCCTGGGGCATAGCGAAAGGCGGCATAACTACAAGGAAGATAACGCCCTGATCAATAAAAAGGTAAAGCTTGCCCTGCAGCACGGCCTTGAGGTGATACTCTGCGTGGGGGAACTCCTGGAAGAACGGGAAGCAGGTAAAGCAGAATCGGTCTGCGAAACCCAGACCGTAAAGGGCCTGGAGGGGGTTCCCGCTTCGGAACTTGGTAAGATTGTTATCGCCTATGAGCCGGTTTGGGCCATCGGCACCGGCAAGACCGCTACCCCCGAGGACGCCGACGCCATCCACGCATATATCAGAAAGGTTGTGGGGAAGCTTTACGGAGACGCCGCTGCGGAGAATATTATTATCCAGTATGGCGGGTCCGTAAAGGCGGAAAATGCAGCCCAGCTTATGGGGAAAGAAAACATCGACGGTGCCCTGGTGGGTGGCGCGGCACTTAAGGCAGATACCTTTGTGCCCATTGCCAAGTTCGGCTGA